In Lachancea thermotolerans CBS 6340 chromosome H complete sequence, a single genomic region encodes these proteins:
- the ROK1 gene encoding RNA-dependent ATPase ROK1 (highly similar to uniprot|P45818 Saccharomyces cerevisiae YGL171W ROK1 ATP-dependent RNA helicase of the DEAD box family required for 18S rRNA synthesis) has protein sequence MDIFQVLTRGANVKKNGKLGASGDFSKSNGSQRKQIQAGSTRKEDDNKQLTKELDFFRNKKVVSKTENAQAGKHDPAEDIAAEVSTLGDEMPPPKISSAHDAVLLRKSYKGNVTGQDLPLPIGSFEDLITRFQFDKRLLSNLIESHFTEPTPIQCEAIPLALEGRDVLACAPTGSGKTVAFILPLLQQIISLGDKEGLKGLIISPTKELANQIFVECSKLSHKIYLARKRPLNIALLSKSLSAKLRNKVISDKKYDLIISTPLRLIDVVKNEALDLSDVKHLIFDEADKLFDSTFVEQADSILASCQDSQLRKSMFSATVPSSLEEVVNSIMLDPVRIIIGHKEAANVNIEQKLVYCGNEEGKLVAIRQMIQEGGFKPPVIIFLESITRAKALFHELLYDNLNVDVIHAERTQVQRNTIIERFRTGELWCLICTDVLARGVDFKGVNLVINYDVPRSAQAYVHRIGRTGRGGREGKAVTFYTKQDDMAIKPIINVMRQSGFEIAEWMEKFAKMTKREKEALKKGKSRPERKQISTVPNVVKKKRRQREQMVEASKKRKEQDDEERS, from the coding sequence ATGGATATCTTCCAGGTACTCACGAGGGGAGCCAACGTAAAAAAGAATGGGAAATTAGGGGCGTCAGGCGACTTTAGCAAGTCAAATGGGTCTCAACGTAAACAGATCCAGGCGGGAAGTACCCGGAAAGAGGATGACAACAAGCAACTCACCAAGGAGCttgatttcttcagaaacaaGAAAGTGGTGAGCAAGACAGAAAACGCGCAAGCTGGGAAACACGATCCTGCGGAGGACATTGCGGCTGAGGTGAGCACTTTGGGAGACGAGATGCCACCGCCCAAAATCTCGAGTGCTCACGATGCGGTCCTGCTGCGAAAGTCGTATAAAGGGAATGTTACAGGCCAAGATCTCCCACTGCCGATTGGTTCGTTTGAGGATTTGATAACACGTTTCCAATTTGATAAGCGATTACTGTCGAACTTGATTGAAAGCCACTTTACAGAACCTACGCCAATTCAATGCGAGGCTATTCCTCTAGCTCTTGAAGGGCGTGACGTTTTGGCGTGTGCGCCTACGGGTTCTGGTAAAACTGTGGCCTTCATATTGCCACTTTTGCAGCAAATAATATCCCTGGGGGACAAAGAGGGCCTCAAAGGCCTGATAATATCGCCCACGAAAGAGCTGGCTAACCAGATTTTTGTGGAGTGCAGCAAGCTTAGCCACAAAATCTACTTAGCCAGAAAGAGGCCCCTTAATATTGCCCTTCTAAGCAAATCCTTGAGTGCAAAGCTCAGAAACAAAGTTATCAGCGACAAAAAATACGACTTAATAATTTCCACACCGCTGAGGTTGATAGATGTTGTTAAGAACGAAGCACTAGACCTTTCAGATGTTAAGCATCTGATATTTGACGAAGCTGATAAGCTGTTTGACAGCACCTTCGTGGAGCAAGCCGATAGCATTCTTGCATCTTGCCAAGATTCTCAGCTCAGAAAGTCTATGTTTTCTGCGACAGTTCCTTCCAGTTTGGAGGAAGTCGTCAATAGCATTATGCTGGATCCAGTAAGGATTATAATTGGCCATAAAGAAGCCGCTAATGTCAACATCGAGCAGAAGCTGGTTTATTGTGGTaatgaagaaggaaagctGGTCGCGATTAGGCAGATGATACAGGAGGGTGGGTTCAAGCCTCCGGTGATTATTTTCCTTGAGTCTATCACCAGAGCTAAAGCTTTATTCCATGAACTGCTCTACGACAATCTAAATGTCGACGTTATCCACGCAGAAAGAActcaagttcagagaaACACAATCATTGAGCGCTTTAGGACAGGCGAGCTGTGGTGTTTGATCTGTACCGACGTGTTGGCTCGTGGTGTTGACTTCAAGGGCGTTAACCTAGTTATAAACTACGACGTGCCAAGGTCAGCACAGGCTTATGTCCACAGGATTGGTAGGACCGGAAGAGGTGGCCGTGAAGGTAAAGCTGTGACATTTTACACCAAGCAGGATGACATGGCTATCAAACCCATAATTAACGTCATGCGTCAAAGCGGTTTTGAAATCGCTGAGTGGATGGAGAAATTTGCAAAGATGACCAAGAGAGAGAAGGAAGCTCTAAAGAAGGGAAAGTCGCGGCCAGAAAGGAAGCAGATTAGCACAGTACCCAACGTggtcaagaaaaagagaagacaAAGAGAGCAAATGGTGGAGGCCTCGAAAAAACGCAAGGAGCaggacgacgaggagcGCTCTTGA
- the ATP20 gene encoding F1F0 ATP synthase subunit g (highly similar to uniprot|Q12233 Saccharomyces cerevisiae YPR020W ATP20 Subunit g of the mitochondrial F1F0 ATP synthase which is a large enzyme complex required for ATP synthesis associated only with the dimeric form of ATP synthase), whose product MLARIQSFATGIASKAQTYTTKTFYYSKVVGELSKQVYLKEGLQPPAISDFQSVYTKLYKQALDLALKPRQSLSLFKNIQKDSVLKYGAYGVQLAGLYSLGEVIGRRKVVGYTNYAAHH is encoded by the coding sequence ATGCTAGCAAGAATCCAATCATTTGCCACCGGTATTGCCTCCAAGGCCCAGACCTACACTACAAAAACCTTCTACTACTCTAAAGTTGTGGGCGAGCTATCCAAGCAAGTGTACTTGAAGGAGGGCCTACAGCCTCCTGCCATCTCTGACTTCCAAAGCGTCTACACTAAGCTGTACAAGCAAGCGCTAGATTTGGCTTTGAAGCCCAGACAGTCCCTGagccttttcaagaacatccaAAAAGACAGCGTTTTGAAGTACGGCGCGTACGGTGTGCAGCTAGCTGGTTTGTACTCACTCGGTGAAGTTATCGGTAGAAGAAAGGTAGTGGGCTACACAAACTACGCTGCTCATCATTGA